The following nucleotide sequence is from Paenibacillus odorifer.
ATCCCCGATGAACTTCTCCGACAAGTGATCTCCGTAACATTCTGCCGTATCAATCAGGTTAATCCCCAGCTCCCCAGCCTTATCCAGCATGGCATCGACTTCAGCCTGAGTGAAATCCTTGCCCCACTCTCCGCCAAACTGCCAAGTCCCTAGGCCAATCACCGAGACATTCATTCCTGTACTGCCAAGCTTACGATATTTCATCATCATTTCCTCCTTTATTCTATTTAGATTTAGGAATTCAAGTTAATTCTGACACTATACTAAGCTATCTTGTTCCCATCCTGTGCTGTTCTAGCAAAACGCGCTTCGATGGCTTTGACTCCCCATAACGACAGCCCGATAAACAACAGAACATAGATAATCTCCCACGGCTGGCGAATGAAGCGTTCCAGATCATTGCCAATGTATGAAACTGCGAATACCATAATCGCTTTACCCACCGTAAGCGCAAGAAGATACGAACGGAACCTCATCCCGGCAAGCCCTGCTGCCATATTAATCACAACAAAAGGTCCTACCGGAAATATACTAAGCAGAAAAACATAGCTGAATCCGCTTTGCCGCACCCATGTCATGCTTTTGGCTACTTTGGGCCGTGCTGCCCATTTTCGCAAATAACGATGGGAGGCTACTTTGCGGATAATCCAAAAGGTAGTCACACAACCTGCAACCAGACCGATCCAAGAATACAAAAAACCTAACCATAAACCATATACGGCCCCATTTAGCCCTACGATCGCAATAGTTGGTAGTGGTGGTATAAATGATTTCATAAACGTTAACGCAATGCCCGGAAAGGGCCCAAACGAACGATATTGTTCCAGCAGATGCCGCAGATTATCCTCTGTCAGCCAAGACATAATATCAAGAAAATACATAACCAGCTGATCTCCTCATCCGATTGGAATTCTTAACACTTGGTCTCAATTATACACGAAGTTGCGTTCATTCCTACAGTGCATAAGGTTATGATCATTCATTCAGAAACGTTGGATCTATAAACTACCACCGAGCAGGACTTAGCGTTCGTTCTAGCCATTGAACAAAGTGAGCTTAATCGTGCCTATATCGGACAGTGGAGTAAAGAGGAGCACAATACGGCTATCCAGGATCCAGATATCCTGCATCTTACAATTTGGGAGAGGTCCGGGAAAAGAGTCGGCTATATCATCGTAACAGGACTTCAAGATATTTATCTTACCGTTTGTATTAAACGAATCGTCATCCATTCCAAAGGGCTTTGGTTATAGCAAACTGTCGCTTCATCTCGTGAGCGACTGGATCTTCCAGCACACCGAGACGTATCGGCTATGGTTAGATGTTAGAGATCACAACCACAGGGCTCGCCATGTCTACGAAAGCTGCGGCTTTACACTGGAAGGCACTCTACGTGATTGTATAAAGGTTGAGGGACATTTTGAATCTCTGCATATCATGTCCATATTACGGCATGGGTATATAGAGCGTGAGCAGCAACAGCAGAAGAAATAGATTAGGGAAATCCTCCCTGATTTTTGGACTGTCAGGTGCCTATAACTGCAAATCAGGGAAAACTTCCCTAATATTCAGCGAATTTGCGCAAAATCGGCATATTTCACTGATTTTTAGGGATATTTTCCCTAAAACGTCTATTTTGGGACCCTAATCAGCTACTTTTTAGGGAGGATTTCCCCAAAAAGTATATTCCGAGACGATAATCGGCTATTTTCAGGTAGGTTATCTCCTCGCACCCTTTCATGGGCACAATAAAAAGCCGAGCGGCAAGTTCCCTATCCTACGTGGGCTCACTACTCAGCTTTCAATTC
It contains:
- a CDS encoding TVP38/TMEM64 family protein, which codes for MYFLDIMSWLTEDNLRHLLEQYRSFGPFPGIALTFMKSFIPPLPTIAIVGLNGAVYGLWLGFLYSWIGLVAGCVTTFWIIRKVASHRYLRKWAARPKVAKSMTWVRQSGFSYVFLLSIFPVGPFVVINMAAGLAGMRFRSYLLALTVGKAIMVFAVSYIGNDLERFIRQPWEIIYVLLFIGLSLWGVKAIEARFARTAQDGNKIA
- a CDS encoding GNAT family N-acetyltransferase; the encoded protein is MSDWIFQHTETYRLWLDVRDHNHRARHVYESCGFTLEGTLRDCIKVEGHFESLHIMSILRHGYIEREQQQQKK